A single Anopheles arabiensis isolate DONGOLA chromosome X, AaraD3, whole genome shotgun sequence DNA region contains:
- the LOC120906750 gene encoding uncharacterized protein LOC120906750 isoform X1, whose amino-acid sequence MCKLFVLNLTAVWLVSIHVLVFIIPGVLYIGYSSRARTMQLQSSKMRRSMNDGSAVKSCIACYAVLFEAFVLDFCSDFIVSNKDQPKSGLCRLMMVNLGLSNTASVE is encoded by the exons ATGTGTAAACTTTTTGTGTTGAATTTAACCGCGGTGTGGCTGGTGTCGATCCATGTGCTGGTGTTCATCATCCCGGGTGTGCTGTACATAGGCTATTCCTCGCGCGCTAGGACGATGCAGTTacaaagcagcaaaatgcGGCGCTCAATGAACGACGGTAGTGCGGTAAAATCATGCATAGCCTGTTACGCG GTGctttttgaagcgtttgttttAGATTTCTGCTCTGATTTTATAGTTAGTAACAAAGATCAACCTAAATCTGGATTATGTAG ATTAATGATGGTAAATTTGGGATTGTCAAATACGGCTAGTGTGGAGTAG
- the LOC120906750 gene encoding uncharacterized protein LOC120906750 isoform X2, giving the protein MCKLFVLNLTAVWLVSIHVLVFIIPGVLYIGYSSRARTMQLQSSKMRRSMNDGSAVKSCIACYAVLFEAFVLDFCSDFIVSNKDQPKSGLY; this is encoded by the exons ATGTGTAAACTTTTTGTGTTGAATTTAACCGCGGTGTGGCTGGTGTCGATCCATGTGCTGGTGTTCATCATCCCGGGTGTGCTGTACATAGGCTATTCCTCGCGCGCTAGGACGATGCAGTTacaaagcagcaaaatgcGGCGCTCAATGAACGACGGTAGTGCGGTAAAATCATGCATAGCCTGTTACGCG GTGctttttgaagcgtttgttttAGATTTCTGCTCTGATTTTATAGTTAGTAACAAAGATCAACCTAAATCTGGATTAT ATTAA
- the LOC120906662 gene encoding uncharacterized protein LOC120906662 → MNEPCEGPVASMEEEYLDENNTDDERASDEGSIHNEDTDGEEYLEEEYLEGEFLEAEFLEEASLETDPESAKLRDSLRTWFIRNKVARSGSNNLLGILRKASSLSAFSSLPQDVRTLLKAPVNASEQITKVPGGGEMWYQGVKCCFQHYFRDVDVLEDVFELNLSVDGIPIYNRSAIQMWPILMQLHNMPNVPVMVVGIFCGTSKPNDVEPFLRPLVEELNRLHDHKMNFNGKKITVSVKVIIADSPARAFIKLCYYNGVHGCLKCKCCGTSLKTPKKVIFEDTTAPPRTDKEFREEKPSSTGHRRGKTPLTDLKKFDMIKGIATSDLLHLIQLGIVFKFLLGWVEGALAPFKKWCKEDIDEISEELISILLPTEIHRKFRSLNYLHLWKGTEFGSFLHYAGIVGVCRYIVEEIC, encoded by the exons ATGAATGAACCCTGTGAAGGTCCTGTGGCATCAATGGAAGAGGAGTATTTGGACGAAAACAATACAGATGACGAACGTGCTAGCGATGAAGGATCCATCCACAACGAAGATACTGATGGCGAAGAGTATTTAGAGGAAGAGTATTTGGAGGGAGAGTTTTTGGAGGCAGAGTTTTTGGAGGAGGCGAGCCTGGAAACTGATCCAGAAAGCGCGAAGCTACGAGACTCTTTGCGAACATGGTTTATTCGCAATAAAGTTGCTCGTAGCGGGAGTAATAATTTACTAGGAATACTGCGAAAAGCGTCTTCTCTTTCTGCTTTTTCATCTCTTCCACAGGATGTTAGGACATTGCTGAAAGCTCCGGTTAACGCCAGCGAGCAGATTACTAAGGTTCCAGGTGGAGGTGAAATGTGGTACCAAGGCgttaaatgttgttttcaacATTATTTTCG cgATGTGGACGTACTAGAGGATGTGTTTGAGCTGAATCTTTCAGTGGACGGAATACCAATATATAACCGCAGCGCAATACAGATGTGGCCTATACTAATGCAGTTGCACAATATGCCGAATGTTCCTGTTATGGTGGTTGGAATATTTTGCGGCACTTCTAAACCAAACGATGTTGAGCCTTTCCTGAGACCTTTGGTGGAGGAACTAAATAGGCTACATGATcacaaaatgaactttaacgGCAAAAAAATAACTGTTTCGGTTAAAGTCATAATCGCTGACTCGCCTGCACGCGCATTTATTAAAC TTTGCTACTACAACGGAGTACATGGgtgtttaaaatgtaaatgctGTGGTACTTCCctaaaaacaccaaaaaaagttattttcgAGGATACAACAGCTCCACCAAGAACAGATAAGGAATTTAGAGAAGAAAAACCCAGTTCTACAGGCCATCGAAGAGGGAAAACCCCACTTACAGATCTAAAAAAGTTCGACATGATAAAAGGTATAGCTACTAGCgatttattacatttaataCAATTGGGTATTGTTTTCAAGTTTCTGCTAGGCTGGGTCGAAGGAGCTCTTGCCCCCTTTAAAAAATGGTGCAAGGAAGACATAGATGAAATATCAGAAGAGCTTATAAGTATACTGCTGCCCACAGAAATTCATAGGAAGTTTAGGTCTCTTAATTATCTTCACCTTTGGAAAGGTACTGAATTCGGTAGTTTTTTACATTACGCAGGTATAGTGGGAGTATGCCGGTACATTGTTGAGGAAATTTGTTGA
- the LOC120906663 gene encoding uncharacterized protein LOC120906663, translating into MDIQQNNKRLRCEGEEIISSIDDFMDELIPYEEEQQGQASASEASDKSCNASNAIMEMLRKIQETQNSILSELSQQKLEILEIKESQNLFQEKIAKQSKNIFQLQVYIEKLSSVVCDGKGVKTNPPEGFRKLENKKDLDDFNQRIGSDEDYKVKIYQWLDHNMMKGDMKNRMNDSRDMIFCPELFAGCNWKGGPISNPKIPLASYTNLLELFRSIGSNSLKEATEEDVVDFFKLKLRYGKDRLNLKKPNSYLEKVLNMNLKDLWVGPLFLLQSANNFVAINELTWFIPRVFVYSSPYSLFHPSFTFTKI; encoded by the coding sequence ATGGATATTCAGCAAAATAATAAACGCCTGCGATGCGAAGGCGAGGAAATTATTTCATCAATAGATGATTTTATGGATGAACTAATCCCGTATGAGGAAGAGCAGCAAGGGCAAGCAAGTGCCAGTGAAGCAAGTGATAAATCATGTAACGCATCAAACGCAATAATGGAAATGTTGAGGAAAATTcaagaaacacaaaactctATCCTCAGCGAATTGAGCCAACAGAAATTAGAAATTTTAGAGATCAAAGAAAGCCAAAATCTATTTCAAGAAAAGATAGCTAAACAATCGAAAAACATTTTCCAGCTACAAGTTTATATTGAGAAGCTAAGCAGTGTAGTTTGTGATGGAAAAGGAGTAAAAACTAACCCCCCTGAGGGATTTAGGAAGCTAGAAAATAAGAAGGATTTAGATGATTTCAACCAAAGAATAGGATCAGACGAAGATTACAAAGTTAAAATATATCAGTGGTTGGATCATAACATGATGAAAGGAGATATGAAAAACAGGATGAATGATTCACGTGACATGATCTTCTGCCCAGAGTTGTTTGCAGGTTGTAACTGGAAAGGCGGCCCGATAAGTAACCCTAAAATTCCTTTAGCTTCATATACAAATCTTTTAGAACTTTTCAGATCTATTGGTAGCAATTCATTGAAAGAGGCAACTGAAGAAGACGTTGTTGACTTCTTCAAATTGAAATTGCGATACGGAAAAGatcgtttaaatttaaaaaaacccaaTAGCTACTTAGAAAAGGTTTTAAATATGAATCTAAAAGATTTATGGGTAGGAccgctttttttgctgcaatcTGCAAATAATTTTGTCGCAATTAATGAATTAACGTGGTTCATTcctcgtgtttttgtttattcatcaccttattcattatttcatcCATCCTTCACATTCACAAAAATATAA